The DNA sequence CAGAATCAAATTTTTCCCCCACCCCTACTGAAAGCTGTGACCAGAAACTCACGAGTTGTAATAAGCAGAATGCGAGTTGTGCATTTTCACTACAGGTGTGTAAAATttacgttgtagaacaaaatgtcAAAGTATAGTccagttatgtttaccacaggcttttttttatgcataaatCAAAAATACCCCTCTATAAAACCCCATATGAAAATCTCGAAGGAACCAGCAGCGAATTAGACTTCAGAGTTCTGatgtcatccctgcaccactcaTAATTAAAGTCATTCAGTATAAATTCAGTAACTTCTCTTTGAATTTGGCAGATCTGGTGTCTCTCCCACAACAATTCACCAATAAATACTGGGAATATCCACATCATCCTACAAGAGAAGGACAAACTCCAGGTGTAGCAGCTGAAATCTGTGTGActgttaaagatggagtttattaaagaggagattgaagacatgagtgatccagaaccatccagaataaaacatgaagaaacTGAGGAACAAATAGGTTGGTGTCCATTCTTGAGTCAATAATTCTATGAAAAAATAAGCTGTATTTAAATGAGAAATGCATGTAACTGATCATAACCTTGTATATATCATTATATGCAGATAACATTGTATAAATCATCATAATGtctgttttaatcattttaacaagtGAATGACAGAACTGACCTTTACACATTAAAGATTCTTGACaatcacacagacagacacctgatgtcttgttttctgctaaatgttcttttgaattttcatttttatcctCCTTGAACTGATTCTACACtcttaatatgtttattttagacCAGATGGAAGTGAAGGAGCAAAGACACAAACTAAATGatgtaaagaaacactgtgaCTTCACAACTCAAGGAACAAAAGCCAAAAAGCTGCACACCTGctcacagtgtggaaagagtttcccaTATACATCTGGACTCAGAATTCATCTGCGTGTTCACTCTGGAGAACAACTATTTAACTGTAATCAGTGtggtaaatattttaaattgtcatcAAGTCTAAAACGAcacctgaaagttcattcagatgagagCTGttatgtgtgttctctctgtggaaaCAGTTTTTCTTGGCTGGTGAATTTTAAACAgcaccagaaaacacatgaTGAAGTGAAAGATCATGTGTGCTTTGaatgtgggaagagctttactgCATCTACTCAACTGAAACGGCATCAAAGAATTCATACCGGAGAAAGACCTTATAAGTGTTCATCTTGTGACAAGAGTTTCGCTCAGTCTGCACacctgaaatcacatgagcgaattcatactggagagaagccgtactgctgtactcagtgtgagaagagtttcAGAGATCCAACAGTTTTAAAAGTTCATCTGCgcattcactctggagaaaaaccatttaactgtaatcagtgtggtaaagattttatttcTTCATCAAATCTAAAACAACACTTGAAAGTTCATTCAGGTGAGaggccttatgtgtgttctttctgtggaaagagtttttcacggCTGGACAGTTTTAAACtgcaccagaaaacacatgatgaagtgagagatcatgtgtgttgtgactgtgggaagagctttacaACAGCTTTCAATCTAAAACAGCAtcaaagaattcatactggagaaagaccttacaagtgctcatattgtaACAAGAGTTTCACTTTGTCTGGAAGCCTGAAAAAGCACGagcgagttcatactggagagaagccgtaccactgtactcagtgtgggaagagttttagACATTTATCAAGCCTTCACTTTCATATGAAAAAATGTTGCAAGTGATCAACAttagttttcatgttaaatACATTCAAGTAAATTCTCAGAGATAAAATATGGAGTTTATACTGAAAGCACattatcatttaattttgtgaatttggTGAAAAGCACTGAAAACTTAAAAGATTTAAGATTTGAAGTTTCACCAGTCAACATCTCTTACACTGTAAATCATTGTACTTTTTTCTGTCAGTATTGATTGTGTGCTTAGTAGGTCTTATTTGAATTAGATATATTCAATTAATTTACTTTATATACTAAGTGTACTATATTGTGGTCTGATTGTAcatgcaattatgagaaataaaacaaacatcttGTCTTGATTGAtctatttaataaacaaagagAATGAGTTGTTTAGTTTTAATCACATTAATGAGTTTAATCATAATACTGTGATGAATATGTTTGGGATGTACAGCATTATTAGCCAAATGATCAGGTCTTGTATCATACAAAGAGGTTTGAgttcatttttatcttttatttaacaaaaaaagttccAAAGCTTCAGTTCATCAAATATGGTGGATGTAATAGAatctataaaatattaaacaataaacaaactgTTGATCATTTGCATTACTTAGAGATGGTTTTAAAGATTCCAGTAATATTACTGCAGTAAGTTGTACAAATATAAAGGATTTACAGGATTTCAtaactgtgagaaaaaaaacttgttcaaaaactgaacaaaatgtCTCAGAAGATACAATTAAAACAGTatcagtgtggaaagaattTTGCATGTAAAAagctattatgccccttttacaagatgtaatataagtttctggtgtccccaaaatgtgtctgtgaagtttcagctcaaaataccccacagatcatttattatagcttgtcaaatttgcccctatttgggtgtgagcaaaaacacgctgttttgtgtgtgtccctttaaatgcaaatgagctgctgctcccagccccctttccagaagagggcggagctttaacagctcacgcttcggttgctcaacaacaacaaagctggagaatctcacgcagccaaaatgaggattgtcagtaacggtcttcagccttacattgttcaaaccggagtcagacactgatggagagactcaggaagaagttacaacttttagaatgaaactggatgtttctgaatgtttaGTGAACAAAATTAATGTAGTCAGttgagttgattcaactcattgactagcatgttccatcatgttaatcttttgtgcaaatccagcgttgaatatAGACAAATATATCTGCTTAAATAGACAGTTATCTCCTTtatacgcaggcgcagaacgtgCGTGCTAGTTGATAGTCGGCTGAAGTTCTTTCGGTGTGTTCAAGCACATATTTTTTCCCCGACACAGCCGACGTGAGGCGACAACATCGTCGGCTTTCATTGCTGCTAGTTCTTTGACGTCGGGTTGGTGTGTCCCGGCCTTAACGTGAAACCAGACATCATTCACCCCACtgaaaagcatatttacactatCTAAATCATTCCCCCTATATAGAATGAacattttgaatgcttatatcttctaaatgcaaattttgtcattggagcacactagcttattGATAAaagtaaggctaacatattcacactaaaagccaaaaaaattcaattttgatttttaatggggacttcaagggatagttcaccctgtcatcatttactcaccctcaagttgtttcaaacctgtatgaatttctttcttctgtcaaacacaaaagaagatattttgaagaatgttggaaaCCGAAGAGTTGAAGGACTCCTTTGACTTCcagtataaaaaaatactatggaagtcagtgaggtccatcagctgtttggctacagatattctttaaaatatatttttttgtgttcaacagaagaaagaaattcatacaggtttgaaacaacttgagggtgagtaaatgatcacagaattttcatttttgggtgaactatccctttaagaatatgCGGCACCTTTAAGAAATATGACACCGCGCGCACTGAGGATGCGCAGAAGAGAGAAGCGCGAGAGACGAGACAACTGCAGAAGCTTTCACCAGTTGAAGCTGAAAGCGACGCTGTTAACGGTCGTGAATAAGGAataaatgtggaatattttctCCGGATGCCGTATATTTTCAGTCTGCAGGTGAGAGATGTTCTCAGATTACAGTTTAACATTAACCAGCCTCTACGTGTTAAAGTACTAATGTAGCGAAATGTGTACTGGTTTATTATTAGAGTGTAATAATATGTTGGcagagaggtttttttttttttacatactctTGTCTGTTGACACcaataaaatgtgcttaatgTTCCATTTTATAGAAGATCTCAGACATTACCATAATAAATGAGGTGAAAACAAAGAACTTTTGCAGACAATGAGGCTTTTCAGCAGCTCAGTTAAACATGATGGTCCTGTTGTTTCTCTCTCAGTTTCagagacaaggcttaagcctagtcctagactaaaatacattattgagctgttttaactgaaagcaaattGCACTGACACATCTTACAATAtctcagtgccattgttttgtctcaagatgcacaccttTTTACTAAGGCATGtatataaaagctacttaaatgtggACTAAGGGTAGGGACACACCAAACAGATGCCAAAGAACTAGCACTGATAAAATTTGACCATGTTGTCACCTGCgtctgtgcaaaaaaaaaaatgcacgtGAACACACAGAGAACTACAGCCTGACCGTCAGCCAGCATGCACGTTCTGCGGCTGCGTGTAAAGCCCTGGTTATACTAAATTTTTTACGCGAACGCTAGTGTACGCACACAGTCGAACACACAGCCTTGcaaaagtatacttcatttgactcataCGCAGCATAGGCGTTCGgcgcatgcacagttttgagcaaaatctcgccacgagttacaacccatgtaaatatttttgtattctttcatgctagagttgtacaaatgagggtactttctaaccacttcgcacaatctctcatctatgtaggcctcccaTCGTCTGTAGCTTGCAcgcgttccggtctgttctgtttatgcagtttttctttgactaccttgtgaatcgacgccccagggcacggttgccaccttgtggataaactaaatactgcaaaaaaaaaaaaaattaaatgcgcatgtgcgacctgcgcATACAGTACACGCatatactcttctgatgacaaaatttgcgTCACGCGcgctgtacgctgaccctcacgtatgcgtaaaaagtgaactatactttgggcttaaggagactgctgtttatttttttcatatatattcgTCTATATTCGTAAT is a window from the Ctenopharyngodon idella isolate HZGC_01 chromosome 15, HZGC01, whole genome shotgun sequence genome containing:
- the LOC127495750 gene encoding zinc finger protein 239-like, which gives rise to MEFIKEEIEDMSDPEPSRIKHEETEEQIDQMEVKEQRHKLNDVKKHCDFTTQGTKAKKLHTCSQCGKSFPYTSGLRIHLRVHSGEQLFNCNQCGKYFKLSSSLKRHLKVHSDESCYVCSLCGNSFSWLVNFKQHQKTHDEVKDHVCFECGKSFTASTQLKRHQRIHTGERPYKCSSCDKSFAQSAHLKSHERIHTGEKPYCCTQCEKSFRDPTVLKVHLRIHSGEKPFNCNQCGKDFISSSNLKQHLKVHSGERPYVCSFCGKSFSRLDSFKLHQKTHDEVRDHVCCDCGKSFTTAFNLKQHQRIHTGERPYKCSYCNKSFTLSGSLKKHERVHTGEKPYHCTQCGKSFRHLSSLHFHMKKCCK